The DNA region CGCGAGGCATAAAGTCTCCTCACACCCGTTCTCGTCCGAGGGGTTGGAAACGAAAATAATTCGATGGACCGATGGCGAGATTATAGCGAAAACCGAAAAGAATCTCAAGGGGCGTCGGGGCGTCAACGCCCCCATCGAAAAAGCTTGTTCGGATCATCCCAAGGCGAAATTGGGGTAGGGCCATTTCGGCAGCGGGGCCGATTCTTTGACGAGGTAACGCCTCATCCGAATGTCGCAGACCGCGTAGCCCCAATTGATCAGCCGGCATTGCTCTTCCTCGCTGAAGGAGTTCAAGCGCGTGCGAGTCTTCGCCAGTTCTTTGATGACTTCCGCGGGAATGAGGAGACCGCCCGGAAGGTTATACCCCTTGAACTCCGTCATGATCCCCCAATAGGAGCCGTTGCGGTACCCGAATTGGTATTCATAGGCCAGCGCGCGTTTACGAAGCGCGCGCGCCTGGTTGGCGGTGACGTCGAAGGCCCGGAGCGTCTGGCCGTACCAGTTTGTCCTCGGACCAGGGTTGAGGTCGAAGGGCAGGCCCGCATCGCTCACAAGAAGGGTCTGATAGCGGTTCCAGACGGTCTCAAGGCCGAGATTGTCATACACCCCGCCGTCGCTGAGAACGAGACGCTTCCGGTAGGCCTCCTCATCGAAGAGATCGGCCCCCTTGGTCCTTGTGAAGTTCACCGGATTCGCATCGATGACCACGGGCGAGAGATAGGGCGGGTAGGCGCTCGAGGCGGCCACGGCCAGCGAAACCCGGAAGTCGGGATTTTTAATCAGCCCGATCCGATAATCCCCCGCGTAGGGTTTGGAGAACCGGAAGTCCACCCCCGTGGCCAGGTTGGTGGAGTTAAAAACGAACAGCGGGGCATTATTCGTCGGGAGATCCTGAAGGGTTGTTTCCCCGAAAAGATATTTCCGGTACTTTCCCTCCACCGCGTCGCTGACCCGCTTCCCGGGCCACAGAACCCCTTTCAGGATGGAAGGCGTGTCGACGGAACGCCCGCAAAATTTCCGGAGCGGATTCGTCACCTCCTTGACGAAGTTGTTGGCGACGCCGTTGGAGAAGTGCAACGTGGTCCATTTGCAGGCCAGCCATCCGGCCGTGATCGAACCGCCCGACACGCTCGAGATCCGGCTCAGTTTCGGCAGATAACCCAGTTCATTCAAACGCCAGAGCGCCCCGCAGTGAAAGAGGGTCGCGCGAAACCCTCCCCCCGAAAGAGCCAGGCCTATCCCCGCCTCAACACCTTCGCTCCCGAACGGCATCCCTATTTTCTCATCGAATGGGCCGGCGGCCGGAATCAAAAAGGCGACCGACCGATTACAAAGACGATCCGTAGTATTACCAGAACTCTTTGCGAAGTCAAGACGATTTTGATTTTGAACCTGTGACCGAAACCCCACGTCGGCCGGTCCATCGTGAGCGGCTATCGGAATTTTTTTATCAATACAACCTCGTATTTATTCTACCCCGACCTAGTATTTTTACGAGTAGATACAGAATCCGCGAATCATTATAATTGAATTCCCCGACAAATTAGCCGGTTGTGGAATAAACACCGCGGGTCTCCGTTTGTGGTGTTTTTTAGAGGCGAGAATCAACCTCAACAAGATGAAATAACTGGCCGATGCGGCCAGTCTGGGCATCGTGAACGGAATAAATTAAAACCAGCCGGTTCTCTCCGAACCGGGCCCGGACGTGGCGCGAATTCACGTCGCGATCGTCGATTTTAAACAAAGCCACCCGGCCATCAGTGCGGTCACGACCGTCATCCCCGTGGGATCGGACATCAGCCTCGTAAAGATAGGTGCCATCGGCCCATGATAAGGAGGAACAGATGATGACTGTAAGATTGAACTGGACTTGGCTTGTTTCTGTCGTTGCCGTACTGCTGATGGCCACGTCGATCATCGGCCCGGTAGGGGCCCAGCAGCCGGCCGCCCCCCCACCGCCTGTCTATCCGACCGACCGGACGGTGCTGCCGATTCCGGAACCTCGGTATCCCCACAGCACCGTGTTCGATGCCCGCAATGCCACGCCGCCGCCGCGCTTCGTGGTCAAGGCGCCGGACAAGGCACCGAACGTACTGATCGTGCTGATCGACGACATGGGTTTCGGCCAGTCAAGCGCCTTCGGCGGGCCCATCCATATGCCGACGGTGGAACGCCTGGCCAATGAAGGGCTGCGCTACAACGAGTTTCACACCACGGCGCTCTGCTCGCCGACGCGCGCGGCGCTGCTTTCCGGCCGTAATCATCACATGAACAATATGGGCTCTATTACGGAGACGGCCACCGCCTTCCCTGGACAAACCGGCCAGCGTCCCAACAGCGTGGCGCCGCTGGCCGAGATGCTGCGGCTGAACGGCTACAGTACAGCTGCCTTCGGCAAAAGTCACGAGACGGCAGCGTGGGAGGTCAGCCCCTCGGGCCCGACCGATCGCTGGCCGACCCGCTCGGGCTTCGACAAATTCTACGGCTTCATCGGTGGCGAGACCAATCAATGGGCGCCCTTGCTCTATGATGGGATGATCCAGATCGAGCCGTCGCATGACCCGAACTACAACTTCATGACCGACATGACCAACCAGGCCATCGCCTGGATGGAGTATCAGAAATCGCTCACGCCGGACAAGCCCTTCTTCATCTACTTCGCGCCCGGCGCCACACACGCGCCGCACCACGTGCCCAAGGAGTGGATCGCCAAATATAAAGGCAAGTTCGACCAGGGCTGGGACATTCTGCGCGAGGAGACGCTCGCCCGTCAGATCAAGCTGGGCGTGGTGCCCGCGGGCACGAAGCTCGCGCCGAAGCCCGAAGCGATCAAGGACTGGGACAAGCTGACCCCGGATGAGAAGAAGCTCTTCGCCCGCCAGATGGAGGTCTTTGCCGGTTTCGGCGAGTATGCCGACACGGAGATCGGCCGCTTGGTCGACGCCATTGGGGAGACCGGACAGCTCGACAACACGTTGATCTTTTACATCGTCGGCGACAACGGGGCGAGCGCCGAAGGCGGCATGAACGGGCTCTTCAACGAGTACACCTATTTCAACAAGGCGCCCGAGACCGTCCAAGACATCCTGAAACACTATGACGAGCTTGGCGGTCCGATGACGTACAACCACTACGCCGCCGGCTGGGCGGTCGCGGGCGACTCGCCCTTCGAGTGGACAAAGCAGGTCGCCTCGAGCTATGGCGGTACCCGCAACGGGATGGTGATCCACTGGCCCAAGGGGATCAAAGCGAAGGGCGAGCTGCGATCACAGTGGCACCACGTCATCGACGTTGCGCCGACGATCCTGGAGGCAGCCGGTCTGCCCGAGCCGAAGAGCGTGGACGGGACGGTCCAGGAACCAATCGAAGGCGTGAGCATGGTGTACAGCTTTGCGGATGCCAAGGCGCCGAGCCGACACACGACCCAGTATTTCGAAATCTTCGGCAACCGGGCCATTTATCAGGACGGCTGGCTGGCCGGCACCGTCCACCGGGCGGCATGGGAATACAAGGTCCGGAGGCCGCTGGAAGATGACGTTTGGGAATT from Nitrospiria bacterium includes:
- a CDS encoding arylsulfatase; this encodes MMTVRLNWTWLVSVVAVLLMATSIIGPVGAQQPAAPPPPVYPTDRTVLPIPEPRYPHSTVFDARNATPPPRFVVKAPDKAPNVLIVLIDDMGFGQSSAFGGPIHMPTVERLANEGLRYNEFHTTALCSPTRAALLSGRNHHMNNMGSITETATAFPGQTGQRPNSVAPLAEMLRLNGYSTAAFGKSHETAAWEVSPSGPTDRWPTRSGFDKFYGFIGGETNQWAPLLYDGMIQIEPSHDPNYNFMTDMTNQAIAWMEYQKSLTPDKPFFIYFAPGATHAPHHVPKEWIAKYKGKFDQGWDILREETLARQIKLGVVPAGTKLAPKPEAIKDWDKLTPDEKKLFARQMEVFAGFGEYADTEIGRLVDAIGETGQLDNTLIFYIVGDNGASAEGGMNGLFNEYTYFNKAPETVQDILKHYDELGGPMTYNHYAAGWAVAGDSPFEWTKQVASSYGGTRNGMVIHWPKGIKAKGELRSQWHHVIDVAPTILEAAGLPEPKSVDGTVQEPIEGVSMVYSFADAKAPSRHTTQYFEIFGNRAIYQDGWLAGTVHRAAWEYKVRRPLEDDVWELYDTRSDFSLANDRAAKNPAKLKELQDLFMKEAVKYSVLPLDDRLEERFIAALVGRPDLMAGRTSLTVYQGMTGMSENVFINVKNRSHSIIAELEIPAKGANGVILAQAGRFGGWSLYMKNGKPTYTYNWLGLKRFTVAAKEALPPGKATLRFEFAYDGVGMGKGGTGTLIANGKKVAEGRIEQTQCCFFSADEGADVGADEGTPVTEAYKVPFKFTGKIDKVTIELQEMKAADKDEADKAQKEAGLKKGLSD
- a CDS encoding patatin-like phospholipase family protein, with amino-acid sequence MPFGSEGVEAGIGLALSGGGFRATLFHCGALWRLNELGYLPKLSRISSVSGGSITAGWLACKWTTLHFSNGVANNFVKEVTNPLRKFCGRSVDTPSILKGVLWPGKRVSDAVEGKYRKYLFGETTLQDLPTNNAPLFVFNSTNLATGVDFRFSKPYAGDYRIGLIKNPDFRVSLAVAASSAYPPYLSPVVIDANPVNFTRTKGADLFDEEAYRKRLVLSDGGVYDNLGLETVWNRYQTLLVSDAGLPFDLNPGPRTNWYGQTLRAFDVTANQARALRKRALAYEYQFGYRNGSYWGIMTEFKGYNLPGGLLIPAEVIKELAKTRTRLNSFSEEEQCRLINWGYAVCDIRMRRYLVKESAPLPKWPYPNFALG